The bacterium genome segment AAGTCCATCTTCTCGGCCAGACCCTTGTGCGCCTGGCGGGAAGTGATCGCAGCCGTCAGCGTCGTCTTCCCGTGGTCGACGTGACCGATCGTGCCCACGTTCACGTGGGGCTTCGTCCGCTCGAACTTTTCCTTGGACATGACTCTTCTTCTCTTCTCTTCGTGATCCTTGGGATCGTTTCCGTTTGGTTCTTGTTTCGGCTGAGCTTCTGAGCCCTCAGCCAAGCGCGCTCTGCGC includes the following:
- a CDS encoding GTP-binding protein gives rise to the protein MSKEKFERTKPHVNVGTIGHVDHGKTTLTAAITSRQAHKGLAEKMD